In Zobellia roscoffensis, the following are encoded in one genomic region:
- a CDS encoding alpha-2-macroglobulin family protein — MKRLSLVLTVILFSQMLSAQDSGDPYTSLWKKVQKLESEDLTKSALEMVETISAKAEKEKNSEQTVKALLFTSKYIMTLEEDSQLTIINRFKAEIKKAETPTKNILESYLANLYWQYFQQNRYQFYNRTSTETKVDHVDFRTWDLTTLFHEIKLHFTASLENPKELQNTDLQGFEELLNQQKGSGSFRPTLYDILAHTALQFFKSDESNITRPADKYEINDTETICEAYQFAHHNLSTKDKTSLQARVLKVYQELILFHFGEPDLKPLVMADIERLNFVYQNGIFKNKETLYEETLKNSAEQLKRHETSALYRYELAKLYHTQGQAYQPKTNEEPRWKKKEAIVLCDEVIAKFPDSMGAEQCKSLKSQILAPTLSMVTEKYIPVNQPSKLLVNYKNLTSLQLSAYEVDNKQIKELNSLYPQKKQLSFIKKLKQKKSWSAQLQNEKDYQQHGIEVLLPPLENGQYIILATPEQKSKDSFAFSQIQVTNMALIETNAQSEKKYQVINRNSGKPISGAKMKFTYLQNYNKPYASKTEKTDKMGFATLPLTNDNWNDVSVEINHNDEKAYFGNYYVNKKPEKSRANEATNKIFLFTDRSIYRPGQPVYFKGILIETFEEKSKVVANEKVSATLYDVNDQEITELEFKTNEFGSFNGEFILPSSGLTGDFHIETDGISLDAYNTHYFSVEEYKRPKFETSFEPVTATYKVNDSIKVTGSATAYAGSKITDAKVSYRVKRAVYFPRWFYWRMPHYNNAPQEIAHGETTTDASGSFDLKFKAIPDNSVSKEHLPTFTYEISADVTDINGETHSTTTFVSVGYHALTANISVPEQWNKDKNEDNVTISTSNLNGQPISAKGTLKMYKLQAPKQVLRSRSWPAPDYKNWSKEEYQNLFPHEAYDKEDQAIHWAKGKLVWQTDFDTEKSSTFDIKNLKKWESGKYVIELETKDKFGQVVKEKAITTLFSDTDKQLADNHLFDIKIDKPNYEIGDKAEITLYSNSEDLTVTVTIEKEEEIIDIRKIQLNQNSKSFTVPVTENDLGGFAINYTFSAYNSFQSGTLSISVPYPENRLEIETTTFRNKLQPGMEETWSFKLKGPQGEKVSAELLASMYDASLDTFRPHGWNFNPLARGSYYSSIYANAHSSFGTNSFRTYLDTDRYSYSPQQYDSFNWFGLHFGNGNYSRGLLTRKMAMSGAPVDLMEDSALLEEVVITSSMAPEENEIGLTNHNTSTNKVEKKTDLEKVQIRTNLQETAFFFPELRTDKEGNVSFNFTTPEALTKWKLQLLAHTKDLHSSVKRLKTVTQKELMVMPNVPRFLREGDEISISTKIANLTDKKLSGQAKLILVDVLSGKDVTEQLLSTKAQNEFAVDSLGNTQVSWQLKIPENLQAVQYTVIAKAGDFSDGEQSVLPVLTNRMLVTETLPMWVRSNQTKTFVLDKLRDNTSTTIQHHKLTLEITSNPAWYAVQALPYLMEYPYDCNEQTFARYYANTLASHIANSNKRIKAVFDQWASSDALLSNLEKNEELKSLLIQETPWLRDAQSETEQKKRIALLFDLNKMKDAQSRALDKLKNNQKSSGAWPWFSGGSDNRFITQHIITGIGHLNKLNVTSATPENQSKAEEMTRKAIAYLDAEFVEEYEQMKKYASNINHDHLSQIQIHYLYMRSFFTDIKTSKEVDKIRAYYLGQAKKYWTKKGLYSKGMLALTLKRMGDTATANKILKGLKENSIISEELGMYWKENTASWSWYQAPIETQALLIEAFGEIENDTETIDNLKIWLLKHKQTNQWSTTKATSEAVYALLLQGSDWLSVTDAVDVTVGGKAIDGEKLENTKVEAGTGYFKTSWNTIEVEPQMAEVQLTKKGNGIAWGALYWQYFEDLDKITSAKTPLQLKKKLFLKKDTDTGEKITEITKATSLKVGDLVKVRIELRADRDMEFVHIKDMRAAGFEPVNVISSYKWQDGLGYYESTKDASTNFFFDYLPKGVHVFEYDVRVNNAGEFSNGVTTIQSMYAPEFSSHSEGVRVVVGE, encoded by the coding sequence ATGAAAAGATTGTCCCTCGTATTAACCGTAATACTTTTTTCGCAAATGCTATCAGCCCAAGACAGTGGAGATCCGTATACATCACTTTGGAAAAAAGTGCAGAAACTAGAGAGCGAAGACCTTACCAAGTCCGCCTTGGAGATGGTTGAAACTATTTCGGCGAAAGCTGAAAAAGAGAAAAATTCAGAACAGACCGTCAAAGCATTGCTCTTTACCTCAAAGTATATCATGACTTTAGAGGAAGATTCACAACTAACCATCATCAACCGTTTTAAAGCGGAAATTAAAAAAGCGGAAACCCCAACCAAAAACATTCTAGAAAGTTATTTGGCCAATCTATACTGGCAATATTTCCAACAAAACCGGTATCAGTTTTACAACCGTACTTCAACGGAAACAAAAGTAGACCATGTTGACTTCCGCACTTGGGACCTCACTACACTTTTTCATGAAATCAAACTTCATTTTACGGCATCCCTGGAAAACCCAAAAGAACTTCAAAATACAGATTTACAAGGGTTTGAAGAGCTATTGAACCAACAAAAGGGTTCTGGCAGCTTCCGCCCTACCCTTTACGATATTTTAGCCCACACAGCACTGCAGTTCTTCAAAAGTGATGAAAGCAATATTACTCGACCAGCGGATAAATATGAAATCAATGATACGGAAACTATATGCGAGGCCTACCAGTTTGCACATCATAATTTGAGCACCAAAGACAAAACTTCGTTACAGGCAAGAGTATTGAAAGTATACCAAGAACTCATTCTCTTTCATTTTGGCGAACCTGACTTAAAACCTTTGGTTATGGCCGATATTGAACGCCTAAACTTTGTCTACCAGAATGGCATTTTTAAAAATAAGGAAACACTTTACGAGGAGACCTTAAAAAACTCTGCGGAGCAACTAAAGCGCCATGAAACCTCTGCATTGTACCGTTATGAACTAGCGAAGTTATACCATACCCAAGGGCAAGCTTATCAACCTAAAACAAACGAAGAACCGCGTTGGAAAAAGAAAGAGGCTATTGTGCTGTGCGATGAAGTAATTGCCAAGTTCCCCGATAGTATGGGCGCCGAGCAGTGTAAATCACTTAAATCTCAAATCCTGGCTCCAACGTTATCCATGGTTACGGAAAAATATATTCCGGTTAACCAGCCTTCAAAATTATTGGTTAATTATAAAAACCTGACCTCCTTACAATTGTCCGCTTACGAAGTAGACAACAAACAGATTAAGGAATTAAACAGCCTATATCCGCAAAAAAAGCAACTGTCCTTTATAAAAAAACTGAAACAAAAAAAGAGTTGGTCCGCTCAACTTCAAAATGAAAAAGACTATCAACAACATGGTATTGAAGTGCTGCTACCGCCTTTGGAAAACGGACAATACATTATTTTGGCTACACCCGAACAGAAAAGCAAAGACAGTTTTGCTTTTAGTCAAATTCAGGTGACCAATATGGCTTTGATTGAAACCAATGCCCAATCGGAAAAAAAATATCAAGTAATCAATAGAAATTCTGGCAAGCCAATTTCAGGGGCTAAAATGAAGTTTACTTATCTGCAGAATTATAACAAGCCTTATGCTTCCAAAACTGAGAAAACAGATAAAATGGGATTTGCAACACTTCCCTTAACGAATGATAATTGGAACGACGTTTCGGTAGAAATCAATCATAATGATGAGAAGGCTTACTTTGGCAATTATTATGTAAACAAAAAACCGGAAAAAAGCAGAGCTAACGAGGCTACAAACAAAATTTTTCTCTTTACGGACCGAAGTATTTACCGCCCAGGACAACCTGTTTACTTTAAAGGTATTCTGATAGAAACTTTTGAAGAAAAATCGAAAGTGGTAGCTAATGAAAAGGTGTCGGCAACCTTGTATGATGTTAATGACCAAGAAATAACGGAACTCGAATTTAAGACGAATGAATTCGGTTCTTTTAATGGTGAGTTTATACTTCCAAGCTCAGGCCTAACGGGAGATTTTCATATCGAAACCGATGGTATTTCCTTGGATGCCTATAACACGCATTATTTCTCCGTAGAAGAATACAAACGCCCAAAATTTGAAACCTCTTTTGAACCTGTTACAGCGACTTATAAAGTAAATGACAGTATAAAAGTTACAGGTAGTGCTACTGCTTATGCCGGAAGTAAAATTACCGATGCTAAGGTAAGCTACCGTGTAAAACGCGCCGTGTACTTTCCACGCTGGTTTTACTGGCGTATGCCCCATTACAACAATGCTCCCCAAGAAATAGCTCATGGAGAAACTACTACAGATGCTTCAGGTAGTTTTGATTTAAAATTTAAAGCCATACCCGATAATAGTGTCTCCAAAGAGCACCTACCCACTTTTACTTATGAAATTAGTGCAGATGTTACGGACATTAACGGAGAAACGCATAGCACCACTACTTTTGTCTCCGTAGGTTATCATGCGCTTACCGCCAATATATCTGTTCCCGAGCAATGGAACAAGGACAAAAATGAAGATAATGTAACCATCTCTACCTCCAATCTTAATGGGCAACCTATATCTGCAAAAGGAACCTTGAAAATGTACAAACTACAAGCTCCAAAGCAGGTGCTGCGTTCTAGGTCCTGGCCGGCCCCTGATTATAAAAATTGGAGCAAAGAAGAATATCAGAATCTTTTTCCACATGAGGCCTATGACAAAGAGGATCAAGCAATACATTGGGCGAAAGGTAAATTGGTGTGGCAAACTGATTTTGACACTGAGAAATCTAGTACGTTCGACATAAAAAACCTAAAAAAATGGGAGTCGGGCAAATATGTTATTGAATTGGAGACCAAGGATAAATTTGGCCAAGTTGTAAAGGAAAAAGCCATAACCACACTTTTCAGTGATACCGATAAACAATTGGCGGACAACCACCTATTCGACATTAAAATAGATAAACCTAATTATGAGATTGGTGACAAGGCTGAGATTACATTATACTCAAACTCAGAGGACCTGACCGTAACCGTTACTATTGAGAAGGAAGAAGAAATTATTGATATACGTAAGATTCAATTGAACCAAAACTCAAAATCGTTTACAGTCCCGGTTACTGAAAATGATTTAGGAGGATTTGCCATCAATTATACGTTTTCTGCCTATAATTCCTTTCAGTCGGGTACGTTATCTATTTCTGTGCCTTATCCAGAAAACCGACTTGAAATCGAGACCACTACTTTTAGAAATAAATTACAGCCGGGTATGGAAGAGACTTGGTCGTTTAAATTAAAAGGACCTCAAGGCGAAAAAGTATCTGCCGAACTTTTGGCAAGCATGTACGATGCCTCTTTAGATACTTTTAGACCACACGGATGGAATTTTAATCCACTTGCACGAGGCTCCTATTATTCCTCCATTTACGCTAATGCCCATTCCAGCTTTGGCACGAATTCATTCCGAACCTATCTGGATACAGACAGATATAGCTACTCACCGCAACAGTACGACTCCTTTAACTGGTTTGGGTTACATTTTGGTAATGGGAACTATAGCAGAGGTTTATTAACCAGAAAAATGGCAATGAGCGGTGCCCCTGTAGACCTAATGGAGGATAGTGCGCTATTGGAAGAAGTTGTCATTACCTCTTCAATGGCTCCAGAAGAAAATGAAATTGGGTTAACCAATCACAATACCTCAACTAACAAAGTTGAAAAGAAAACGGATTTAGAAAAAGTACAAATCCGTACAAACCTTCAGGAAACGGCATTTTTCTTTCCTGAATTACGAACGGATAAAGAAGGAAATGTTTCGTTCAACTTCACCACGCCAGAAGCGCTTACCAAATGGAAACTACAATTATTGGCCCATACAAAAGATCTGCACAGTTCTGTTAAGAGGTTAAAGACCGTTACGCAAAAAGAACTAATGGTGATGCCAAACGTACCGCGTTTTCTGCGTGAAGGTGATGAAATCAGCATAAGTACTAAAATTGCGAACCTCACGGATAAAAAGCTATCTGGACAAGCGAAACTTATACTTGTTGATGTACTTTCAGGAAAAGACGTCACCGAACAATTATTAAGTACGAAAGCTCAAAATGAATTCGCGGTAGACTCGTTAGGGAACACTCAGGTTTCATGGCAACTTAAAATTCCAGAAAACCTTCAGGCCGTTCAGTATACCGTGATAGCAAAAGCGGGCGATTTTAGTGATGGCGAACAAAGTGTGCTTCCCGTTTTGACCAACCGTATGTTAGTTACGGAAACCTTACCGATGTGGGTACGTAGCAATCAGACCAAAACCTTTGTTTTAGATAAATTGAGGGATAATACCTCAACTACAATACAACATCATAAACTTACTTTGGAAATCACTTCCAACCCAGCTTGGTATGCCGTTCAGGCACTGCCATATTTAATGGAGTATCCTTATGACTGTAACGAGCAAACTTTTGCCCGATACTATGCCAACACTTTGGCAAGCCATATTGCGAATTCAAACAAAAGAATAAAAGCGGTATTTGACCAATGGGCCAGTTCCGATGCGTTACTGAGCAACTTGGAAAAGAATGAAGAACTGAAATCCCTTTTAATTCAAGAAACCCCATGGTTACGCGATGCGCAATCTGAGACCGAACAGAAAAAACGAATTGCGCTTTTATTCGACCTCAACAAAATGAAAGATGCACAGAGCCGTGCACTTGATAAATTGAAGAACAACCAAAAATCATCCGGGGCATGGCCGTGGTTTAGCGGTGGTTCTGACAACCGGTTCATCACCCAACATATTATTACGGGAATTGGCCATTTAAACAAACTGAACGTAACCTCTGCCACACCCGAAAACCAGTCTAAAGCGGAAGAAATGACCCGAAAGGCCATTGCTTATTTGGATGCCGAATTTGTAGAAGAGTACGAGCAAATGAAGAAATACGCTTCCAACATAAATCATGATCATTTAAGCCAGATACAAATTCACTATTTGTACATGCGCAGCTTCTTTACCGATATTAAAACCTCAAAGGAAGTCGATAAAATTAGGGCGTATTATCTTGGACAAGCTAAAAAATATTGGACCAAAAAAGGGCTTTATTCCAAAGGCATGTTGGCATTGACCTTAAAAAGGATGGGAGACACCGCCACGGCTAATAAAATTCTTAAAGGACTTAAGGAAAACAGTATTATTTCAGAAGAATTAGGAATGTACTGGAAAGAAAACACCGCCTCTTGGTCTTGGTACCAGGCACCCATTGAAACGCAAGCGCTTTTGATAGAAGCTTTTGGTGAAATAGAAAACGACACTGAAACTATTGACAACTTAAAAATTTGGCTCCTAAAACATAAACAGACCAACCAATGGTCTACAACCAAAGCTACATCGGAAGCCGTTTACGCACTTCTTCTACAGGGCAGCGATTGGCTTTCCGTTACCGATGCAGTTGATGTTACGGTTGGAGGTAAAGCAATTGATGGTGAAAAACTAGAAAACACTAAAGTGGAAGCAGGAACAGGATACTTTAAAACCTCTTGGAACACGATTGAAGTAGAGCCACAGATGGCCGAAGTACAGCTAACCAAAAAAGGGAATGGCATTGCCTGGGGTGCCCTTTACTGGCAATATTTTGAGGACCTTGATAAGATTACATCAGCAAAAACCCCTTTGCAGCTTAAGAAAAAATTATTTCTTAAGAAGGATACAGATACAGGTGAAAAAATAACAGAAATCACCAAAGCTACATCCTTAAAAGTGGGTGATTTAGTAAAGGTGAGAATTGAACTTCGTGCTGACCGAGATATGGAATTCGTTCATATAAAAGACATGCGAGCAGCTGGTTTTGAGCCTGTAAATGTAATTTCAAGTTATAAATGGCAAGATGGGCTTGGCTATTATGAAAGCACGAAAGATGCCAGTACCAATTTCTTTTTCGATTATTTACCAAAGGGAGTTCATGTCTTTGAATATGACGTAAGAGTAAACAATGCCGGAGAATTCAGCAATGGCGTAACTACCATTCAAAGCATGTATGCTCCTGAGTTTTCAAGTCATTCTGAGGGTGTGCGGGTGGTGGTTGGTGAATAG
- a CDS encoding LytR/AlgR family response regulator transcription factor has translation MKQIRAVIVEDSRLARNELKELLKDYSEIELIGEAENVDNGVELIKKTKPELLLLDINMPEKDGFELLEMLDEVPITVFTTAYDEFAIKSFEYNALDYLLKPISESRFALAIEKVKSKIEKTKAPEELKSERLTENSQIFIKDGEKCWLVKIGDISHFDIVGNYTRVFFEDQNPMLYKSLNQVEEKLPTQNFFRANRQQIINTNYIGDVVPWFNGKLKLTMKNGVEVEVSRRQSYLFKDRMSL, from the coding sequence ATGAAACAGATTAGAGCGGTAATAGTTGAAGATTCAAGACTGGCAAGAAACGAATTGAAAGAATTGTTAAAAGACTATTCTGAAATTGAGTTGATAGGCGAAGCAGAAAATGTTGACAATGGGGTAGAGTTGATAAAAAAAACAAAACCCGAGCTTCTATTATTAGATATAAATATGCCAGAAAAGGATGGTTTTGAGCTATTGGAAATGCTCGATGAGGTTCCAATAACGGTTTTCACTACAGCCTATGACGAATTTGCTATTAAATCTTTTGAGTATAATGCGTTGGACTATCTTTTAAAACCAATAAGCGAAAGCCGTTTTGCATTGGCGATAGAAAAGGTTAAAAGTAAAATTGAGAAAACTAAGGCCCCAGAAGAACTAAAGAGTGAGCGGTTGACGGAAAACAGCCAGATATTCATTAAAGATGGAGAGAAATGCTGGTTGGTCAAAATTGGGGATATTTCGCATTTTGATATTGTGGGTAATTATACCCGAGTTTTTTTTGAAGACCAAAATCCAATGCTCTACAAATCCCTAAATCAAGTAGAGGAAAAACTGCCTACTCAGAACTTTTTTAGAGCGAATAGACAACAAATCATCAATACCAATTATATTGGAGATGTGGTGCCATGGTTTAACGGAAAACTAAAACTTACCATGAAAAACGGAGTGGAAGTTGAAGTTTCTAGGCGACAATCTTACCTTTTTAAAGACCGCATGAGTTTGTAA
- a CDS encoding sensor histidine kinase, with the protein MKITRLRKELLFYILQILGWYAVYSTVFLFKEFSFTYRVYDFLTSGLSAIISTSIYRIYLKNNVDFEIFSKKNVIRLLVAFVSCSALIYSLVSLFELAYEKIWGKTDGELEWLKENVNFIIRIFDTTVIVLLWTIVYFIFKFILEANKNHLLQLELNTTLREAQLNTLKGQINPHFLFNSINNVRGLMLEDVGKSQEMISKLSEMLEYAFAKNTVDAIPLCEELEMVENYIALSKIQMEDRLQYVEEIDEEALQIPIPPMIIQLLIENAAKHGIANLKDGGAITLNVTKDNENLFITVANTGKLKIAKDSTQLGLKNIRQRLRLLHGQKASFSLKEIEGEVVASIKIPLE; encoded by the coding sequence ATGAAAATAACTAGACTTCGAAAAGAGTTACTTTTCTATATTTTGCAAATATTGGGATGGTATGCAGTTTACTCTACTGTATTTCTTTTCAAAGAGTTTAGCTTTACCTACAGGGTATATGATTTTTTAACTTCAGGTTTATCGGCAATTATTTCTACGTCTATTTATAGAATCTATTTGAAAAACAATGTAGATTTTGAAATTTTTAGTAAAAAAAACGTGATTAGATTACTTGTTGCATTTGTATCCTGTTCGGCCTTGATATACTCGCTTGTAAGTTTATTTGAATTGGCATATGAAAAAATATGGGGTAAAACTGACGGTGAATTGGAATGGCTTAAGGAGAATGTAAATTTCATAATTAGAATATTCGATACAACTGTAATAGTACTGTTATGGACCATTGTATATTTTATATTCAAATTTATCTTGGAAGCGAATAAAAATCACCTATTACAATTAGAATTAAATACCACCTTGAGAGAGGCACAATTGAATACTTTAAAAGGGCAAATAAATCCACATTTTTTATTCAATAGTATAAATAATGTCAGGGGATTGATGCTTGAAGATGTGGGTAAATCGCAAGAAATGATTTCCAAACTATCGGAAATGTTGGAATATGCATTTGCCAAAAATACTGTAGATGCTATTCCATTATGTGAAGAGTTGGAAATGGTAGAAAACTATATTGCGCTTTCAAAAATACAAATGGAAGATCGGTTGCAATATGTTGAAGAAATAGATGAAGAAGCATTACAGATTCCTATACCTCCTATGATAATTCAGTTGTTGATAGAGAATGCCGCTAAGCACGGGATTGCCAATCTCAAAGATGGAGGAGCTATAACATTGAACGTTACAAAAGACAACGAAAACTTATTTATAACCGTAGCAAATACGGGAAAATTAAAAATAGCGAAGGACTCTACGCAGCTGGGGTTAAAAAATATCCGGCAACGATTGCGCCTCTTGCATGGTCAAAAGGCTTCTTTTTCATTAAAAGAGATAGAAGGTGAGGTTGTTGCTAGCATAAAAATTCCATTAGAATGA
- a CDS encoding sensor histidine kinase gives MRIFTFLGKHLFWVLQILGWGIIFFFIGYAAFIDGNSLFDTTLISSSIFIAGVITTSIYRWLLKKYSTLEFNLINISRVIGLAFVCCMLWVLILYLFKHFIVLDHAGSGSETHKEHEGIAITLGPMILGLALLSVWTLLYYIVKSLRNHNQNRIERLQLRESIKNAQLNILQGHVNGKFLIKVLHSIRKQMPLDTKNARKMLTDLSELLRYSLSNQNVKSISISHEMDMVQKYLELYQIDAPNTIKLSNEMNSEFLDNTVPPMLLISMFELMLDDAVVNGANKRELRLYCENLDDNMVLGLHTSGVLNTGLKEDTGFKKVNQRLRLLYGKRGTLSIIKEQKLIKLYIPRYQNRTEEK, from the coding sequence ATGAGAATATTTACTTTTTTAGGTAAACATCTTTTCTGGGTACTTCAAATCCTGGGGTGGGGAATTATATTTTTTTTTATTGGTTATGCTGCTTTTATCGATGGCAATTCTCTTTTTGACACGACCTTAATAAGTAGCTCTATTTTTATCGCGGGTGTAATTACTACTAGTATATATAGGTGGTTGTTAAAGAAGTATTCAACTCTGGAATTTAATCTCATAAATATTTCAAGGGTTATTGGTCTGGCATTTGTATGTTGTATGCTTTGGGTACTGATATTATATTTATTTAAACACTTTATAGTACTTGACCATGCGGGCAGTGGCTCTGAAACTCATAAGGAACATGAAGGTATAGCAATTACATTGGGGCCAATGATTCTTGGATTGGCTTTGTTAAGTGTATGGACGTTATTGTATTACATTGTAAAGTCTCTTCGTAATCATAATCAAAATAGAATAGAAAGATTGCAATTGCGTGAAAGTATAAAGAATGCTCAATTAAATATTTTACAAGGTCATGTAAATGGTAAATTTTTAATAAAGGTGTTACATAGTATTAGAAAACAAATGCCTTTGGATACAAAAAACGCTAGAAAAATGCTTACAGATCTTTCAGAGCTTTTAAGGTATTCTCTTTCAAATCAAAATGTGAAGAGCATATCTATTAGTCATGAAATGGATATGGTACAGAAATACTTAGAACTATATCAAATTGATGCTCCCAATACTATCAAACTAAGTAACGAAATGAACTCCGAATTTTTGGATAACACAGTTCCTCCAATGTTGTTAATAAGTATGTTTGAATTAATGTTGGATGATGCTGTTGTAAATGGAGCTAACAAAAGAGAATTAAGGCTGTATTGTGAAAATTTAGATGATAATATGGTACTAGGTTTACATACAAGTGGAGTTTTAAATACGGGTCTGAAAGAAGATACTGGATTTAAAAAAGTCAATCAACGCTTGAGGCTTTTGTATGGTAAGAGAGGTACTTTAAGTATTATTAAAGAACAAAAACTAATTAAGCTCTATATTCCTAGATATCAAAACAGAACAGAAGAAAAGTAA
- a CDS encoding ankyrin repeat domain-containing protein, translating into MRKSVIAFGILVSLMSTTANANNKPSDKAIRPIKATTTNVAPLSLAVAQNDYETVKKFLELGSDVEVKDKTMGMTPIMYAARYNNVELVQLLIKKGADLTEKSKLGMTALDYAKLSNAEDAVALLQSI; encoded by the coding sequence ATGAGAAAATCAGTAATCGCCTTCGGAATTCTAGTTAGTTTAATGTCTACTACTGCAAATGCAAACAATAAACCTTCTGACAAAGCAATACGACCAATAAAAGCAACAACAACCAACGTAGCACCTTTAAGTTTGGCTGTTGCTCAAAATGATTATGAAACGGTTAAAAAGTTTTTGGAACTAGGCTCTGACGTTGAGGTAAAGGATAAAACTATGGGGATGACTCCAATAATGTATGCCGCTAGATATAACAATGTAGAATTAGTTCAATTATTGATTAAAAAGGGAGCGGACTTAACGGAAAAATCCAAATTAGGTATGACAGCATTAGACTATGCAAAATTGAGTAACGCAGAGGATGCGGTAGCATTACTACAATCTATATAA
- a CDS encoding DUF4136 domain-containing protein, whose amino-acid sequence MKNVFTLLFILLLVSCNAIKVNYDYDKATDFTNYSTYNYYPDMDTGLSELDTKRLLDAVNSEMQLKGIRFSEDPDFFINIESESFQAPRNNTVGVGIGGTGRSVGGGVSVGIPVGQSKLEREIRFDFVDVKKDELFWQGQGQSSFKENVTPEIREEKIHALATKVFSKYPPGK is encoded by the coding sequence ATGAAAAATGTCTTTACATTATTGTTTATTTTACTCTTGGTCTCGTGTAATGCGATTAAGGTAAATTATGATTATGATAAAGCAACCGATTTCACTAACTACAGTACGTATAATTATTACCCTGATATGGATACGGGTCTAAGTGAACTTGATACCAAACGTTTATTGGACGCAGTAAATTCGGAAATGCAGCTAAAAGGTATACGTTTTTCTGAAGATCCTGATTTTTTTATCAACATAGAAAGTGAATCGTTTCAGGCTCCTAGAAATAACACGGTAGGTGTAGGGATAGGAGGAACGGGTAGAAGTGTTGGAGGTGGAGTTTCCGTAGGTATACCTGTCGGTCAATCTAAATTAGAAAGGGAAATTCGGTTTGATTTTGTTGATGTTAAAAAGGATGAACTCTTTTGGCAAGGGCAAGGTCAAAGTAGTTTTAAAGAAAATGTAACTCCAGAAATAAGAGAAGAGAAAATACACGCGTTAGCTACCAAAGTTTTTTCTAAATATCCGCCTGGCAAATAG